TGAAGAGTATCAGGAATGGATTCATCAACCTATTGTATGTGTCGAAGGTCCTCGTTTTTTCCAAAGTGATTTTTGGGAGGTAACAACAACTCTGCCTTATTAAGATTTATCTTCTTATATGTTGTCTTCTTTGTTCTGAGActaaatccttttttttgggGAATTTGAGCAGTTCTTGACTCGCACGGTTTGGTGGGCAATCCCAACAATTTGGCTTCCAGTTGTTTGCTACGTTCTTTCAATATCGGCGAGGAAGGGACTTACATTTCCCCAGATCGGTTTAATAGTTGCCTTAGGCGTACTCACGTGGACACTGCTCGAGTACACTCTTCATCGTTTCCTTTTCCACATCCAAACCAAGAGTTACTGGTTAGTTCAATATCCAtgattatgcaaaaaaaatatccagAGTTCCATCACGAAGctgattttgtttcattataaaacctttttccCCCTGTAGGGCAAACACCGCACACTATCTTCTTCATGGATGCCATCACAAGCACCCACAAGATGGCCTTCGTCTTGTTTTCCCTCCTACTGCAACAGCTATTCTCTTGGTTCCAGTAAGTATGCTTGATCCAAATCTAgaattttgtttattcattcTAATAAACTATTATCGATGTTCTTCTTTTCCCATTGTTAGCTGTGGAAGCTTCTCCATCTCGTAGCTACTCCTGCTACAGC
The sequence above is a segment of the Camelina sativa cultivar DH55 chromosome 10, Cs, whole genome shotgun sequence genome. Coding sequences within it:
- the LOC104718252 gene encoding dihydroceramide fatty acyl 2-hydroxylase FAH2, coding for MVAERFTVDLNKPLVFQVGHLGEEYQEWIHQPIVCVEGPRFFQSDFWEFLTRTVWWAIPTIWLPVVCYVLSISARKGLTFPQIGLIVALGVLTWTLLEYTLHRFLFHIQTKSYWANTAHYLLHGCHHKHPQDGLRLVFPPTATAILLVPLWKLLHLVATPATAPAMLGGILFGYVMYDITHYYLHHGQPKEPTFKHLKKYHLNHHFRIQDKGYGITSSLWDKVFGTLPGTKAAAGKKS